From one Lolium rigidum isolate FL_2022 chromosome 4, APGP_CSIRO_Lrig_0.1, whole genome shotgun sequence genomic stretch:
- the LOC124649375 gene encoding protein YABBY 3-like — MSSSSSSGASAAAAFTPVSQQQQQQQMPAENLSSVMQLPAPVQEETPTDAEQLCYVHCHICDTVLVVSVPSSSLFKTVTVRCGHCSSLLTVDMRGLLMPTTATATPTTTAAMSANSAVTTSTRTSPPPAAAADHRQFHYPNSLTILPPRHSLLDEISSPNPSLQLLEQHGLGALIAAAGGRNAAAPVPLPPPASVGKGPGKEPSPRTNSVVNRPPEKRQRVPSAYNRFIKDEIQRIKAGNPDISHREAFSAAAKNWAHFPHIHFGLMPDHQGLRKTSLLPQDHQRKDSHGLLKDGLYAAANMGVAPY; from the exons AtgtcgtcttcgtcctcctcaggggcttccgccgccgccgcgttcaCGCCAGTctcccagcagcagcagcagcagcagatgccGGCAGAGAACCTCAGCTCGGTGATGCAGCTACCGGCACCGGTGCAGGAAGAGACACCCACCGACGCCGAGCAGCTCTGCTACGTGCACTGCCACATCTGCGACACCGTCCTCGTC GTGAGCGTGCCGAGCAGTAGCCTGTTCAAGACGGTGACGGTGCGTTGCGGCCACTGCAGCAGCCTTCTCACCGTCGACATGAGGGGTCTCCTCATGCCGACCACAGccaccgccacccccaccaccactGCGGCTATGTCCGCCAACTCCGCCGTCACCACCAGCACCAGGACGTCTCCTCCACCGGCCGCCGCTGCCGACCACCGCCAGTTCCACTACCCCAACTCGCTCACCATCCTGCCTCCCCGCCACTCCCTCCTG GATGAGATATCCAGCCCCAACCCGAGCCTGCAGCTACTGGAGCAGCACGGACTCGGCGCCCTGATCGCCGCTGCAGGCGGCAGGAACGCCGCGGCACcggtgccgctgccgccgccagccTCGGTGGGGAAAGGACCGGGAAAGGAGCCGTCCCCGCGGACCAACTCCGTCGTCAACAGAC CGCCGGAGAAGAGGCAGCGCGTCCCGTCGGCGTACAATCGCTTCATCAA GGACGAAATCCAACGCATCAAGGCTGGCAATCCCGACATCTCGCACAGGGAGGCCTTCAGCGCGGCTGCCAAGAAC TGGGCTCACTTTCCGCATATCCACTTTGGCCTCATGCCGGATCACCAGGGGCTCAGGAAGACCAGCCTCCTACCTCAG GATCATCAGAGAAAGGACAGCCACGGGCTTCTGAAGGACGGGCTTTACGCTGCGGCCAACATGGGGGTTGCTCCGTACTGA